Proteins from one Setaria italica strain Yugu1 chromosome V, Setaria_italica_v2.0, whole genome shotgun sequence genomic window:
- the LOC101774507 gene encoding caffeoylshikimate esterase, producing MAQYRDNIKYEEDFVVNSRGNRLFTCRWTPKALEPRALIFICHGYGAECSISMGDTAARLVHSEFAVYGIDHEGHGKSSGSKGYISSFSNVVKDCSDHFKSVCEKQENRSKKRFLYGFSMGGTVVLQLHRKDPLYWDGAVLLAPMCKIFDDMRPHPIVVSALKMISAVAPSWRVIPATDMIDKVCKDPQFKKEIRSNPYMYKGNLSLQTGSELLTVSLDVEKNLHEVSLPFLVLHGTDDVVADPYGSKLLHERASSRDKTLKLYPGMWHVLMGERPEDVERVFADVISWLEGRVGATVPGSKTRAS from the exons ATG GCTCAGTACAGAGATAATATCAAGTATGAAGAG GACTTCGTTGTGAATTCACGAGGAAACAGGCTCTTCACCTGCAGATGGACGCCAAAGGCATTGGAGCCCAGAGCTCTGATCTTTATCTGCCATG GATATGGAGCTGAGTGCAGCATATCGATGGGAG ATACCGCTGCTCGATTAGTACACTCCGAATTTGCTGTTTACGGAATCGACCATGAGGGCCACGGTAAATCTTCAGGATCAAAAGGCTACATATCGAGCTTCAGCAATGTCGTCAAGGACTGTTCTGACCATTTCAAGAGTGTCTGCG AGAAGCAGGAGAACAGGTCAAAGAAGAGGTTCCTCTACGGCTTCTCCATGGGAGGAACCGTGGTGCTTCAGCTCCACAGGAAGGATCCTCTCTACTGGGATGGTGCCGTGCTGCTTGCTCCTATGTGCAAG ATCTTTGACGACATGCGTCCTCACCCGATCGTCGTCAGCGCACTGAAGATGATCAGCGCCGTTGCGCCTAGCTGGAGAGTCATCCCTGCCACGGACATGATCGACAAAGTCTGCAAAGATCCCCAGTTCAAGAAAGAG ATCCGTTCCAACCCGTACATGTACAAGGGAAACCTGTCGCTGCAGACAGGCAGTGAGCTCCTCACTGTCAGCCTAGACGTCGAGAAGAATCTGCATGAG GTATCGTTGCCGTTTTTGGTCCTGCACGGCACCGACGACGTCGTAGCCGATCCTTACGGGAGCAAGCTGCTGCACGAGAGGGCGTCGAGCAGGGACAAGACCCTGAAGCTGTACCCCGGGATGTGGCACGTGCTCATGGGTGAACGGCCGGAGGACGTGGAGCGCGTCTTCGCCGACGTGATCTCGTGGCTCGAGGGTAGGGTCGGCGCCACCGTCCCCGGCAGCAAGACGAGAGCGTCATGA
- the LOC101780709 gene encoding probable membrane-associated kinase regulator 4: MEKHSPQSHDQPLQEEDYIDMDLSSAAAADAATTTASLFCYSTLMATSPQHSREFEFHMPAPLDQWEPMASPADELFYKGKLLPLHLPPRIQMVEKLLESAAEKGLLSASTAPATPYQSCNVSAANSCYASGELNAEYYFHECISAGSDAAEEAAACEKKPWSKKLKFIRHLNLGLKLKASKAYLKTIFATKGGNPDDKHGVPRADELSNAQFKTWRKDQFGNIRSNRYIASPISNRNTLGSKLKEDECSHRRSFSSVIIRYSSSNKPSSVSSSSCSSSNSSSFSIPSSTDSGVGPVLRRSSSASSEMDNPIQGAIAYCKKSQQLASVRKSASDAGFRFMSSSASKIAAESEDAEGIFDISRNINVNSMFSQ; encoded by the coding sequence ATGGAAAAACATAGCCCCCAAAGCCATGACCAACCACTCCAAGAAGAGGACTACATAGATATGGATTTGagctcggcagcagcagcagatgcgGCCACCACCACAGCAAGCTTGTTCTGCTACAGCACTCTCATGGCGACCTCCCCACAACACTCGCGAGAGTTTGAATTCCACATGCCAGCTCCACTTGACCAGTGGGAGCCCATGGCATCCCCAGCAGATGAGCTCTTCTACAAGGGCAAGTTGCTACCGCTCCATCTTCCACCACGCATTCAGATGGTTGAGAAGCTCCTGGAGAGTGCGGCTGAGAAGGGCTTACTCTCAGCGAGCACTGCCCCAGCAACACCATACCAGTCATGCAATGTATCAGCAGCAAATTCATGTTATGCCAGTGGTGAGCTCAATGCGGAGTACTACTTCCATGAGTGCATATCCGCTGGTAGTGATGCTGCTGAGGAGGCAGCAGCCTGTGAGAAGAAGCCATGGTCCAAGAAGCTCAAGTTCATCAGGCATCTCAACCTTGGTCTCAAGCTCAAGGCATCAAAAGCTTACTTGAAGACAATATTTGCCACTAAAGGAGGGAATCCAGATGACAAGCATGGTGTACCTAGAGCAGACGAGTTGTCCAATGCACAGTTCAAGACCTGGAGGAAGGACCAATTTGGCAATATCAGAAGCAACAGGTACATTGCCTCACCCATCAGCAATAGGAACACACTAGGTAGCAAGCTTAAAGAGGACGAGTGCAGCCATAGAAGATCCTTCTCCAGTGTCATTATCCGATACTCGTCATCAAACAAGCCATCCTCtgtttcatcatcatcatgctcttCATCAAATTCGTCCTCGTTCTCCATTCCAAGCTCAACTGACTCTGGTGTTGGACCCGTGCtgaggaggagcagcagtgcAAGTTCAGAGATGGACAATCCAATTCAGGGAGCAATAGCATACTGCAAGAAGTCACAGCAGCTTGCCTCAGTGAGGAAGAGTGCAAGTGATGCAGGTTTCCGgttcatgtcatcatcagcATCAAAAATAGCAGCAGAATCTGAAGATGCAGAGGGTATATTTGATATTAGCCGAAATATAAATGTAAATTCAATGTTTTCTCAATAA
- the LOC101781912 gene encoding UDP-glucuronic acid decarboxylase 1, with product MKQLHKSSPTHAPSPAHAPAPKAAKQARPGPRSWIGYLLREQRLLFVVLGALIASTFFLLRPYLSLSPSSHLPDARPLFSFAARSGVPAGYRPPPRRVVVTGGAGFVGSHLVDRLLEQGDSVIVVDNFFTGRKENVAHHLRNPRFELLRHDVVEPILLEVDRIYHLACPASPVHYKYNPIKTIKTNVMGTLNMLGLAKRIGARFLLTSTSEVYGDPLEHPQKETYWGHVNPIGVRSCYDEGKRTAETLTMDYHRGGGVEVRIARIFNTYGPRMCLDDGRVVSNFVAQALRRQPMTVYGNGKQTRSFQYVSDLVAGLMALMESDHIGPFNLGNPGEFTMLELAQVVKETIDPMATIEFKPNTADDPHMRKPDITKAKQLLHWEPKVSLKEGLPLMVTDFRQRISDE from the exons ATGAAGCAGCTCCACAAGTCATCCCCCACCcacgcgccgtcgccggcgcacGCTCCGGCGCCGAAGGCGGCCAAGCAGGCGCGCCCTGGCCCGCGCTCCTGGATCGGGTACCTCCTCCGCGAGCAGCGCCTCCTTTTCGTCGTCCTCGGCGCGCTCATCGCctccaccttcttcctcctccgtccctacctctctctctccccatcCTCCCACCTCCCCGACGCCCGCCCGCTCTTCTCCTTCGCCGCCCGCTCCGGCGTCCCCGCCGGgtaccgcccgccgccgcgccgggtcGTCGTCACCGGCGGGGCCGGGTTCGTCGGCAGCCACCTCGTGGACCGGCTCCTGGAGCAGGGCGACAGCGTGATCGTTGTCGACAATTTCTTCACGGGCAGGAAGGAGAACGTCGCGCACCACCTCCGGAACCCGAGGTTCGAGCTGCTCCGCCACGATGTCGTCGAGCCAATTCTCCTCGAGGTCGACCGGATCTACCACCTCGCGTGCCCCGCGTCGCCTGTGCACTACAAGTACAACCCGATCAAGACGATC AAGACAAATGTCATGGGAACCTTGAATATGTTGGGTCTGGCAAAGCGAATTGGTGCAAGGTTCTTGTTGACTAGCACAAGTGAAGTTTATGGTGATCCACTTGAGCATCCACAGAAGGAGACTTACTGGGGGCATGTTAATCCTATAG GTGTTAGGAGCTGTTATGATGAGGGAAAGAGAACAGCAGAGACTTTAACCATGGACTATcaccgtggtggtggtgttgaG GTGCGTATTGCTCGCATTTTCAATACATATGGTCCTCGTATGTGCCTCGATGATGGTCGTGTGGTCAGCAATTTTGTTGCACAG GCACTACGTAGACAACCAATGACAGTTTATGGTAATGGAAAACAAACTCGAAGTTTCCAATATGTTTCTGATCTG GTTGCTGGACTGATGGCTCTTATGGAGAGTGATCATATTGGTCCATTTAACTTGGGAAACCCCGGAGAGTTTACCATGTTGGAGTTAGCACAG GTTGTGAAGGAAACAATTGATCCAATGGCAACCATTGAGTTCAAACCCAATACGGCTGATGATCCCCATATGAGAAAGCCAGATATCACCAAGGCCAAGCAACTGCTTCATTGGGAGCCAAAGGTCTCTCTCAAGGAAGGCCTTCCCTTAATGGTGACAGATTTCCGTCAAAGGATCTCGGATGAGTAA
- the LOC101781109 gene encoding ankyrin repeat-containing protein NPR4 produces MSLEIHEEDGGASGARPAKVMSVSGSGKRGRYVRQVTGRHNDTDLHVAARGGDAAALRRALREAAAAVATEEGPEELEAARRAVAAEPNEAGETPLVAAAERGHLEVVVELLRHLDAEGLAAKNRSGYDALHVAAREGRRAVVQEMLLHDRMLAKTFGPGNTTPLISAAMRGHIEVVELLLEQDDFGLVEMARDNGKNALHFAARQGHVGIVKALLEKDPQLARRNDKKGQTALHMAVKGTSCDVLRALVDADPAIVMLPDKNGNTALHVATRKKRAEIVSVLLRLPDTHVNALTRDHKTAYDIAEGLPVCEESCEIKDILTQHGALRSRELNQPRDELRKTVTEIKKDVHTQLEQTRKTNKNVHGIAKELRKLHREGINNATNSVTVVAVLFATVAFAAIFTVPGGNADNGLAVVVQATSFKIFFIFNAVALFTSLAVVVVQITVVRGETTSERRVVEVINKLMWIASVCTTISFIASCYIVLGRHFQWAAILVSLIGGVTMAGVLGTMTYYVVKSKRIRKIRKKEKMSRRSGSSSWYDNTELSDTELNPVYAL; encoded by the exons ATGTCGCTCGAGATCCACGAGG AGGATGGTGGCGCGTCTGGTGCTCgccccgcgaaggtgatgtctGTTTCGGGGAGCGGGAAGCGGGGGCGGTACGTGCGGCAGGTGACGGGGCGGCACAACGACACCGACCTCCacgtggcggcgcggggcggggacGCCGCGGCACTGCGGCGGGCGCTgcgcgaggccgcggcggccgtggcgacgGAGGAGGGGCCGGAGGAGCtcgaggcggcgcggcgcgcggtggccgcGGAGCCGAACGAGGCCGGGGAGacgccgctcgtcgccgcggCGGAGAGGGGGCACctcgaggtggtggtggagctgcTCCGGCACCTGGACGCCGAGGGGCTGGCGGCAAAGAATAGGTCGGGTTACGACGCGCTGCACGTCGCGGCGAGGGAAGGGCGTCGTG CTGTTGTGCAGGAAATGTTACTTCATGACAGGATGCTTGCCAAGACATTTGGTCCTGGAAATACTACCCCGCTTATATCAGCAGCTATGAGGGGCCATATCGAAGTTGTTGAACTGTTGTTGGAACAAGATGACTTTGGATTGGTGGAAATGGCCAGAGACAATGGAAAAAATGCCTTACATTTCGCTGCTCGACAGGGACATGTTGGAATTGTCAAAGCATTACTTGAGAAAGATCCTCAGCTAGCAAGAAGAAATGACAAGAAAGGTCAAACTGCTCTTCATATGGCCGTAAAGGGAACAAGCTGTGATGTTCTTAGAGCCTTAGTGGATGCTGATCCAGCAATTGTAATGCTGCCAGATAAAAATGGGAACACGGCTTTGCATGTCGCAACAAGAAAAAAGCGAGCAGAG ATAGTTAGTGTTCTTTTGCGGCTACCAGATACCCATGTCAATGCACTGACCAGAGACCACAAGACTGCATATGATATAGCTGAAGGGTTGCCGGTATGTGAAGAGTCTTGCGAAATTAAGGATATTTTAACTCAGCATGGTGCACTCAGATCTAGGGAGCTGAATCAGCCTCGAGATGAGCTGCGGAAGACAGTGACAGAGATAAAGAAAGATGTCCACACACAACTGGAGCAAACGAGAAAAACCAACAAAAATGTTCATGGCATTGCTAAAGAACTCAGGAAGTTGCACAGAGAAGGCATCAACAATGCTACCAACTCTGTAACTGTTGTTGCTGTGCTGTTTGCAACAGTTGCTTTTGCAGCTATATTCACAGTACCTGGTGGAAATGCCGACAATGGACTTGCAGTTGTTGTTCAGGCTACCTCCTTTAAGATTTTCTTCATCTTCAATGCTGTAGCTCTATTTACATCATTGGCGGTAGTCGTAGTTCAAATAACAGTTGTCAGGGGAGAAACCACGTCTGAACGAAGGGTTGTTGAGGTGATCAACAAGCTTATGTGGATAGCCTCAGTTTGCACTACGATTTCTTTCATTGCCTCCTGCTATATTGTGCTAGGCCGCCACTTCCAGTGGGCAGCAATACTGGTATCTCTGATAGGTGGTGTCACAATGGCTGGTGTACTTGGTACAATGACATACTATGTGGTGAAATCAAAACGTATACGGAAGATTAGAAAAAAGGAGAAGATGTCAAGAAGAAGTGGCTCAAGCTCCTGGTATGACAATACTGAGCTCTCAGATACTGAACTGAACCCAGTATATGCCTTGTAA
- the LOC101773695 gene encoding putative pectate lyase 21 codes for MAPPPSDGQLRSEPTMEDARSLLPYTTVDSSLRALAGQAEGFGRHAIGGLHGDVYHVTTLEDDGPGSLREGCRRHEPLWIVFDVSGTIHLSSGVRVSSYKTLDGRGRRVRLSGAGLELRRCEHVIVCALEVEGGRGHDADAVQIKPRSRHVWVDRCSLRDFADGLVDVTGGSTDVTVSRCHLASHDKAVLVGASSAHVEDRRIRVTIHHCFFDGTRQRHPRVRFGRVHLYNNYTRGWGIYAVCASVEAQIISQCNIYEAERKKEVFRYMEEQAADSDQSSSGHIRSEGDLFLNGAQQCAADASDAPGDELWDFKVQDFYQSCSVQPTSMALKMLLQCCTGWQPVPLPADVSSSTQDDVDPADPAA; via the exons ATGGCGCCTCCTCCCTCCGACGGACAGCTCCGGAGCGAGCCGACCATGGAGGACGCGAGGTCCCTTCTCCCGTACACCACCGTGGACTCCTCGCTGCGCGCCCTGGCCGGGCAGGCCGAGGGCTTCGGCCGGCACGCCATCGGCGGCCTCCACGGCGACGTCTACCATGTCACGACCCTCGAAG ATGACGGGCCGGGCTCGCTCCGGGAGGGGTGCCGGAGGCACGAGCCGCTGTGGATTGTCTTCGACGTGTCCGGCACCATCCACCTCTCCTCGGGCGTGCGGGTGTCCTCCTACAAGACCCTggacgggcgcgggcggcgcgtgAGGCTGTCCGGCGCGGGCCTGGAGCTCCGGCGGTGCGAGCACGTGATCGTGTGCGCGCTGGAGGTCGAGGGCGGGCGCGGGCACGACGCCGACGCGGTGCAGATCAAGCCCCGGTCCCGGCACGTGTGGGTCGACCGCTGCAGCCTGCGCGACTTCGCGGACGGCCTCGTGGACGTCACCGGCGGCAGCACGGACGTGACCGTCTCGCGCTGCCACCTCGCGTCGCACGACAAGGCCGTGCTCGTCGGGGCCAGCAGCGCCCACGTCGAGGACCGCCGCATCCGGGTCACCATCCACCACTGCTTCTTCGACGGCACCCGGCAGAGGCACCCGCGCGTCAGGTTCGGCAGGGTGCACCTCTACAACAACTACACCAGGGGATGGGGCATCTACGCTGTCTGTGCCAGCGTCGAGGCACAG ATTATCTCCCAGTGCAACATTTACGAGgcagaaaggaagaaggaagtcTTCAGGTACATGGAAGAACAG GCAGCAGACAGCGATCAAAGCTCAAGCGGGCACATCCGGTCCGAAGGCGACCTGTTCCTGAATGGCGCGCAGCAGTGCGCTGCCGATGCTTCAGATGCTCCAGGAGATGAGCTGTGGGACTTCAAGGTCCAGGACTTTTACCAATCGTGTTCGGTTCAGCCCACGTCGATGGCGCTCAAGATGCTCCTGCAGTGCTGCACCGGCTGGCAGCCGGTTCCGCTTCCGGCAGATGTTTCTTCTTCCACACAAGATGATGTTGACCCTGCTGATCCTGCAGCCTGA